ATCAAACACAACAACAGTATAATCAAGGTATGTTTGGCTTAGCGAATAACTTTTTGCCAAACCGTTGAATTTAAGATTTTCTAAAATTAACATAATACGCCTTATGTGAAATACTTGAACTTTTCCTTTTCGCATCAATATCTTAAAGTAAGCCGTTCTAGGGTTCAGCGCACTGGAACGGCTTTTTCTTGATCTTTCACGTTCCACGCCTATTCTTTGCTCATTGTTCCGTGATTTTATTCATTCAAATTAAACAATCTTGATTAATCATAGGGTCTAAAAAAACGACTCCAAAACCCTCTTTTTTGAGGTTCTGGCTCGATATGTTCTGGTATAGGAATTCTTGGGTTTTGAAGTTCTTGTTCTGGTTTTGCCTCATTTTCATTTGACTTAGTAGTGTTCTGCTCACGACTCGTATTTGGGTTGATAGACGTAGTCATATTGGTTGTAGAAGGTTTCATTTCAATGAGTGTTAGAAGCGTATCTATACGAGCATTAGCCTTAGATTCACGATCTTCGGCTTTTTCTAATTGTTTTTTTAGAAACTCGATTTGGCTTTTCAGTTCTACGACTATTGTATCTGTGTATTCAGGTGTATTTTGATTTTGTATTGGAGGCGTATCAGTACGTTTTGTGTTTTTTACTCCAAAAGGCTCACCATAGACACGAAGTAGTTCTGAGAAATCTATAAAGCCATCATGATCACGACTTAATACACCATTTTTTATATCTTTATATAGTGTAGCTCTAGATTTTTTATACAGATTAGCAGCATCACTAACACTGTATTTCGTAGCTGTATTCATAGTGTATTGCTGTGTATTTTGAAAACGTATTGAAGAATACAATATGTGTATTCTCGAATACACTCAAGGCTTAAATCCAAGGTTTTTTAGATGTGGTAAAAACTGCTTTTGTTGTATTGGATCTTTCAGCATGTCTTTTATCTTTGCTGCTAGGCTCTCATAGCTTTCATTACCATTTGCTAAGTTTGAGAATTCAGGTAGTCGTGAAAGCTGATTACCAAACATATTGATTTGAGCATCTGTCATTTGGTGAAATACTGTTTTGGATCTTTGGTTTAGTGGTTGTTGAGATGGTCTAGTTTTCGATTTAATTCTGAATTGAATATCTGTGATAACTCGACCTTTCTTGAATTGGTCATAGTCAACGGTAATGTTGGTATGTTTATTAATTTCATTTACTGCTCTATCTAAAACGTTAGATTTAAAGTTAGACATAGTTGAGTATTCACTCGCATCAAGACCTAGCTTTGATCTAAGATCGTTAATACTGTATTTCTCTGTTTTTGCTACATTCAACCATTTAATTAATAGTTCATATAGCCTGATGCTATATTTACTTCTAAAGTCAGATACTTGTTCTATATGATATTTTGTAAATTGTTCGCTTAATCGGCTAATTAAGCTAATAACTTCGTTGCTAAGATATAAAACAATAAGGCCACTAGAATCGACATAGGTCACTTTGTTTACCCAGTTTGCAGTCGTAAAAGCCTCTTGGCCCTTATATCTATCTAAATAGCTAAATTCCCTTCGTTTTAGTGTTTTTGCAGCCTCTCTAAGCAAACCATAAGCATTATTACTATCCACTTTAAATTGATTAACATAGTCACTTACAACAACTTCTATTGGTGTATCCGATGTGAGATTAGAAAATTCTCTCGCTCCAACTATGGCTAAGAGCATGATGCGTTGCTCTATGAGTGATAAGTTAAAAGAAGCATCGATAAGAGCATTATCTTTAACCACTAATTTATTGTTATTTGTCATGATTGATATAAAGCTTAGTAATACATATAACTAGGTTATATGTTATATATTTTAAATAGTCAACTATTCAACTATTCAAATACCCCTTAAACCTATCTTTATAACCCCTTAAACCTATCTTTATAACCCCTTAAACCTATCTTTATAACCCCTTAAACCTATCTTTATAACCCCTTAAACTATTGCTATTAAAGGCTTTCAGCTTGTCTAAAAACATTAAAAACATTTAAAAATAATTAAAAGCATTACCTGGTCAAAATTGCCCTTGGTTTTCGCTTCGCTCAAACTCTATTGAATCTCGCTTTCGCTCGATTCCTGGGGCAATTTTTTGGTTCTTACTATCGTGAATTTTAGAAAATGCAAAAGCACTCGGAATTCGCTTCGCTCATAAAGTTTTATGCTCGCTTCGCTCGACCTAGAATCAAATTAAAATATCTGTTCATCATTTTTTTTAGGGTTAAGATATTTAAAAATTGTTTTTCAAAAAGCCGAGGCGCGATTTTTTGTTATGTCGCTCGTAGACACTCGCTAAATGCTTCTGTTTTGCCGTATTTTAAATTTTTAGCTCTCTAGCTATGTTTTCCCTATTTAAAATTTTAATCACGCTCTATGATCAATCCACTTGGTTTTGAACTGTATTTTTAGATAGGTCAAAGTTTTCTTTGTTTCACTTTCTTCTGTTAATTTCATTCTATGATTTTAAAGTTTTGTCTTTTTGATTGGATCATTTCATTTTTTTTCTTCAATGATGTTTGTTGCTGTAGTTGCTCTATCGTTGCCATACAAAGACTGCAAAAAAATTCATCGTTCTCTGCGTATTCACCAGAATTTATTCGTGAAAATTTTTGATCTTCTCTTCCGCAAAGCGTACAGGTTTTTGGAAAAATGATGACTGGATCCATTGAATCTATCCTCTAATTTTTTGCATTTTTTAATTGTTTTTATTAAAGCGGACTCTAGCAACTTTTCGGGTTTTTAATTTGTAATTTGATCAAGGCTGCGGAACATTCCGCAATTGTTTTTGTCACACACCACGCACCTTACGGTGTTTGCCTCCAAAGCTTTATTCTATAAGGCTTTCAATGCTAAAAAATCAAATCGTCTTTTGTATACGAAATTATGAATCTTTAAGGTCTAAGTTTTTGTTATTTAAAGACTATATTTTGTATACAAAAACTGAAAAAATTGTATACGTAAAATGTTTGAAAATTGGCTTAAGTAATTAATAAATATTATATTTATTTTGTATACGTCATTTGTTACGCATTTTCTTGTAAAAATAGTATTAAATTATTGATAAAAATAATAAAAAGTGTGTATACACAGGTTTTAAAATTTTATGAAATTTTTTTTCGGTTTTTGATGTGATTGAAAAAGTGATTTTATAGATTTTTTTTAGTCATTTTTTATAAATCAGGGGTTAAAGTAGGCTGATAAAAATTCAGAAAACTGAAAGGTAAATTTGAAAGTAAGCATGAAAAAAATTTCAAATTTTGAGTTAGAAAAGTTCCGAATCCTGGTCGAAATTTTTTAGAAAATTTTTGGCAGTTTCTATGAATATTGGATCAATTTTTGTTTTTTTTTAAATCGAAAAACCAAACATGCAGATTTTTTGATTAAAAAAAATGAGTGCAATATTTCTATTTGAAGCTGCAATCTTTGACGCAATTTTGAGTTCAGTGACGTTCTTTTCTGAACAAATATCTATCTCTGATTGCTGCTTCGCATAAGGGGTATTATGTTAATTTTAGATTTTCTTAAATAATCAAAAAATTTATGCTTCTTAATTAATTAATTGACACGTTATATTTGAATGGTTTAACATAGAAACCTACAAAAACAAAACATCATATGTGGAACAGGTATATAACATGCAAAATTTCAGTGCTCAATTCCAAGGTATTATTAATACTAACTTTGGACAAAAAATCTTAGACTTCCTAAATGAAGAAAAAACTATCGTAATGCTTGAAACAGCAACCTACCTTAGTCGACCAGCAATTGAAGCCTTAGTTCCAAGTTTAGAAGCTAGATTTGGTAAAGAATTAAAAGCTATCGAAGATAATTCTAATAATCCAGAAAATATTGATTTTGATCGCTTAAAACAGGCTATCGGCCACATGGTTAGAGTAATCATGGAAGAACATGGTTACTTGATTGACCAAAACAATGTGAAAATTCCTGATACGCGTAATACTCTCTTTTCAAGAGCAACGAGATATAAAAAAGCTTAATTTATATAGGAACTTGTTGAAATAAAACAAGTTCCTTATTTTTTAAGTAACTAAAATAAATACGGTAATAGCAAATATGAAATTATTTTTGGATTGTGAGTTTAATGGTTTTGGTGGAGAACTGATTTCCATGGCTCTTGTTGATGAAAATGAAAAATACTTCTATGAAGTTCTACCATGTATGAATCCAACTTCATGGGTATTTAATAATGTTATCCCTATTTTAAATAAGCAAGCTATTGATTTAAAAGAATTTAAAAAAAATTTATTTAACTTTCTAAATCACTATGAAACCATACATATAGTTGCTGATTGGCCAGAAGATTTTTCATTATTCCTAACAACCCTGATGCTTCAACAAGGCGTTTGTATGACTACCCCAAAGTTGACAATGGAACTTTGGGAAAGTGATACAAATCTGACAATAGATTCAGAAATACCTCACAATGCCCTACAAGATGCTTTTGCGCTAAAAAGAAGATATTTTCTATAAAGTTATTTTTAAAAAGTGATCCACTTTACAATATAAGATGTGCACCATTTAACATAATGGGCGTTATGCGAAACCACTTGTTAAAAATCATTATTTTTCAAATGTTTAAAAAATTAGTCATGACTAAAAAATAGGTGAAAAGCCGACTCGGAAACAAGTCGGCTGCTTTTTAAGCAAATTTGTCACTTTTAGCCAATAATTTTGACCAAAATTTACACTCTTTGTCTTATGCAAGACAAATATGTGATACATTATTGTATATACAAAATTGAATGTTTTTATGGAACTGTATTTCGAATGGGATGAGGCAAAGAACCAAAAGAATCAGAAAAAACATGATGTATCTTTTGAAACTGCAAGCCTCATTTTTGAAGATCCTTTAAGGATCTCAATCCAAGATAGACATACTGGTGGTGAAGAACGTTGGCAAACCATCGGTATGGTTAAAGGCGTACTAATGCTCTTAGTTGCTCACACCATCTTTGATGAAGATGACTGTGAAATCATACGAATCATTAGTGCAAGGGAAGTCACCAAAGCAGAGCGAGATAAATATGAGCATGGTTAGATATACACGCAAAGAACTGAATGAAAATTTCAGTGACAAGCAAGATGCTGAAATTAAACGCTTGCTTGCTAAGGGTACTGTGTCAGATGATCAATTAGATTTGTCTGATATTCCTGAAATTACGGACTGGAGTAATGCTATTCGTCATGGACAATTTTATCGTCCAGTGAAGCAACAGACTTCTATTCGATTAGATGCTGATGTTCTTGCATGGTTTAAAGCACAAGGCAAGGGTTATCAGACACGCATGAATAACATTCTGCGTGAAGCAATGTTAAAAGATTTAAAAAATCATTAAAAAATCCTAGGATTCAAGACAATGAACTACTTTGCAGAGGATCCCTTCTAGGTAATGTTACCTAGGAGAAACAATGAAAAAACTGAAATCTCAGTATAAACAATCTGTAAAAACATACCCTCATGAACGCTACCCTAATATAAAGAGTCTTTATTTTAAAAAATTTAGCACTCAACAAGAGAAAAGTTTTTATTTCATGCATCATATTGAATATAAAGCTTATCCTCTTAAACTTCGTGTAGCTCGTGGTCCTCGTCTAGCTGAAGCATGGGATGATCTTCCAGCATATGTTTACACAGTTGCTAAAAGTTGGAAGCACAATTCCAAACGAGCACATCAGTATTACAAAGAGCCTGAGTGGAAATGAAAGTGGGAGCTATAAGGCTCCCATTTTTGACTTCGTATAAGATATTTTATGTTAAATAGAAGCACTACCTTACTTTTGAAACACTTAGTACTTTTAGAGCTCCTTTCTTTAAATATGTTTCTCCTTGTGAATATGAATCTATTTTAATAAGTAAATTTTTAGCTAAATTAATAATAAACATGGAACCTTGAATAAATCGACTCATAGAAGATTGTTTTTTCATCAAAGAAAGGTTTTGAAATTTATACCATTCTTTTGTGTATACAATAATTTCATCTCTATAAGTATTTGATGTTTTATGTGGGAACCATGTTCCGAAGCTGTGCTTATAATTAACTTCATTTCTTATAAAAGACAACCAATTTTCAGCATGTCCATCAGTTGAAAGAATTGTTTTTAATTCAGATATTTGTCGTGATGCTTCGTTTCTGACAATCGTGGGTATTGAGGAATTGGTTAGTAATTTTTGATCTAACTCTGTAAGAAGGTTAGAAAATGCACGCCATGTATCTTCATGAGTACCATTAGGAAGAATTTCTATATTAAAGTGATTAGCCTGACTATTAGATAAGTTGAAAATATGTAATCCAGATTTGATTTGCTCATTTGGTAATGGTTGTTGAGAGCTATATTGGAAGGAGTTATTTAGTTTAGTTTTTTGACTGCTTTCTATTTGAATAGCCGCTGACCCGAAAATTCTGAGAATAGTATGTGCGGCAAAGAAAGCTGAATAATATGATTTTATTACAATCCATGCACTAGATTTAGGATATTCCCTCTCTGGAAATTGTAAAGCATATATAGATTCAAATGATGCTACTGCCATTCTATTTAAGTCAAAGGCTAATGCATCATTAAGTTTATCAATATCAGAAGAATGGAATTCAAAATGATACTTAGTTTTACTAGTATAGCTAAAATTAGCTAAAGTAAATGTAGGAATTTTATCAATACACTCTTTAATGGATAGGCCTTGTTTTAGACAAGGCGTTAGTATTCCAGTATGAATATATGGAGAAATAGAATTAATGAGTTGTTGCATTTTATAAACTAAAATTTTTTGAAAGTGATTGATTTAAGATGTCTACAATTTTAGTGTAAGTTCTTTTGTTCTTAAGTAGATGATTTTGATTAATATTGTTTAGTGGATGTAATACCGATATAAAGTTATCCGTTGAATAATCTCCTTCATATTTGAATTTTACACGTGGAGCCACATCTGTAAAGAAACTAATAATTGCTTTAAACACTGATGGTGTAGTAATTAAAGAATTATCATCATCTTTTAATGTTGTTTTAATAGCATGCAAGTAATTATTAAATATGTGAAAAATATTTATGTCAGATTGATCTCCTAAGATTGTATTTACATTCTTAAAAGCTTGATTAAATGTTGTTCTAGAAATTTTCCCCACTTTCTTTTCACTTGGAGATAACAGGCCTCTTAAAGCACTATTTTCATTTTCTGAAAAGTAATTAAATAAGGTTCTGAAAATTTTTTCATCATTAGTTTCTGTTTCTGCTAATTGTTTAATATCTAATAGAAGCTCACTTGGAACTGGCTTTTGTTTTGTGTTGATATCAATAAATAATCTTGTTTCTTCTTTTCTGCTTAGACCATGATAGACAATTACAGGTACACGTAATGTTTTTTGAGATAATGCAAATCCCCAAACCCGATGTTGACCATCAAGTACTAAGAATGCTTTCGGGTCAGCTCTGAAAGAAAGAGCTCGTCCGCCTTTTTTTAAAGTAAATTCTGCTTCAGACTGTGCTGATAAAATAATAGCATTAGGGATAGATCCAATACCGCTATCTATATAGTCGGCAATTTCTTGAGCTCTATTTTTGTCTAATCGTCTTTGAAAACCTTCCTCTTTATCATCAAATCTATTCGTTACAAAACAAGTTTTTGCCAGTACTTCAGAAGGTATAGTTAGTGAGTAAAATTTAGTATCACCTTGAGTAACTAAGCTATATGTATAACTGTAGATTTCATTTTCAATAGAAGTGGTCATATTTATAGTTCCAAGGTTAGAGATGTATGTTCTGAAATTTTGCTTTGTAAGAGCGCAATTAACTCTTCAAGTTCAACTTTAGCTTCATTTTTTAGGCCAAGACAAACGCCTATTCCATTAGCGTCTGTACTTAGTCTTTTATTCAAAGAGATCATGAAATCTTGTTTTGAGTTGTCATTTTTAAGTTGATATGCATGTAAATGGAATGAGTCAGCAATATCAACATTCTCATTTAGATGATCAAATGAGAATTCTTTTTTCATATAGTCTAATAGTACATCTTGAATGACGAGTACCATCTTTTTATTAATATGTTCGAAAGTCTCTACCTTATGGTGCATTTGAACGAGAATGGTTTTAGCTGTCATTTTCCAATTCATACCAAAAGGTTTTTTCTCGACTTCAGTGTTAGCATCAATAATTTTTAGTTCTTTCAACAAATTTTGACGTTCTGGCCAAATAGTTCCTGTAGTATCTAATGTTTGTAATTCAATACCTACAAAGTCTTTAACCTTTCCATCTTTTGCAGAAATAAGAAAAAAATCTACATTCCCACCAGGAATCTTAACTTCTGGTACTAAATGCAATTCATTGCCAGGTGTGTGACCCGTGAGCAAATGAAGACAGTCTATAAATATCTGCTTTCTTTCTAGAAGGCGATTAGGGCAAATAATAGTTGATACTTTTTCTGCCTTTTTATCTATAGGACTAGAATACTGTAAGGTACATGTTCCTATAGCAATAGATGGATCTGACTTCCTTGTTTTATAACATTTTTTTTTAGAATAAGGACATATCTGATCTGCTATGGCTTTAATTAAATCACTCGGCTCATGAGTAGTTTTTAAACCAAAAATTTCTACAATTTTACTCATTAATTACTCTACGTATTGCTGTATCTAGATAGCTTTTTGAAATATCTATACCAATAGATTTTCTATTCAAAATTTTAGCTGCTATACAGGTGGTTCCTGTTCCTACAAATGGATCTAAAACTATTCCGTCATTTGGACAAGTAGCTAAAATAGGAATTCTACATAGATCAATTGGATAAGGAGCAAAATGCTCTTTATTTTTTGAAAAACTTTCAGGCAAAATTTCCCATACATCGCTAGGTTTACTGCCATCAGGGTGGTATTTAAGAAAATAAAATCCTTTTGTTAATAACTCTTTAGCGCGACCAGATACTTTATCACTGTTAGAGTGAGTCGTACGGTTAGCACCTCGTATTACCATGCGAAAATCTGAATACTTTCCATCTTGTATAGACTTCAGCATTTCTTCTAATGCTTTAAAAGCATTATTTTTTTCTTCCTCGCTGAGTTCCGTTGATAACTCAATTTTTCTTTTATACTTAACTCCAGACACTCCAGTAGCCGAGACGATACTGCCATTTACTACCTTACTTTGTCTTGGTTTTGATCTGATTGTATCAGTATTATAAAAATAGTTGGCAGGATCTTTAACAAAGTGAAAAATGGTTTCATGAACATTCCCTAACTTATCTTTAGAGTTATCCATTCCACCTTTAACCTTGTTCCAAATTACTTCATTGCGAAGAACCCAATTTTGTTCATCAATTAATTTAAATGCGAATCTCCAAGGTATACCTAAAAGATGTTTATTTTTATATACATCTCCTAGATTTAGCCAAAAAGAACCTGTTGGTTTTAGAACCCGTTTCAGTTCACTTGTAATCTGTAATAGATTGTTAAAGAAATCATCTAAAGTCTTTTCAAGACCTATACCACCATTTTCATATTCTCTTTGGCTCCAATATGGAGGTGAGGTAATGATTGTATCTACTGATTCATCGGGAATTTGTTTGATGACATCTAGGCAATCACCTAATAAAAATAATGGATCAGTTTTATCACTTTTTCTATATACCTCAAATATAGATCTAAAATTTTCTTCAAACATATGAATTTCTTGAAAAAATAAATCTGGATTCTGAGGAAAATTCATATCAAATTACACATTAAGGGACATAAGTATTGTAGGTGATTTTTTGTAATTTAGAGACTATTATTGGTGTTAATAAAACCACTCAGATATTAAGAAGTATTTCGATGATTACGGAAGATTTCAACAAAGTTAGAGAGTTCCTAGAAAAAATGTTAGACAAAGACCCTAGTCATCAAGGTTTTTTAGAGGCGTATGTTAAACTTATAGAGGCAAAAAGTAAGTTTGATTTGGAGACAAACAAAGCCATTATTGAAAAAGAAGTACGTCAATCTGAGTTAAGTCATGATTTATGGAAAACTCAAGATACAAACAATGCTAATGTTCAAATGCAACAAAATACTAATCATGCAGATATGCAAAGAACATTTCATACAAATGCGC
This Acinetobacter sp. TR3 DNA region includes the following protein-coding sequences:
- the repM gene encoding replication initiation protein RepM, coding for MTNNNKLVVKDNALIDASFNLSLIEQRIMLLAIVGAREFSNLTSDTPIEVVVSDYVNQFKVDSNNAYGLLREAAKTLKRREFSYLDRYKGQEAFTTANWVNKVTYVDSSGLIVLYLSNEVISLISRLSEQFTKYHIEQVSDFRSKYSIRLYELLIKWLNVAKTEKYSINDLRSKLGLDASEYSTMSNFKSNVLDRAVNEINKHTNITVDYDQFKKGRVITDIQFRIKSKTRPSQQPLNQRSKTVFHQMTDAQINMFGNQLSRLPEFSNLANGNESYESLAAKIKDMLKDPIQQKQFLPHLKNLGFKP
- a CDS encoding DNA-methyltransferase; translated protein: MNFPQNPDLFFQEIHMFEENFRSIFEVYRKSDKTDPLFLLGDCLDVIKQIPDESVDTIITSPPYWSQREYENGGIGLEKTLDDFFNNLLQITSELKRVLKPTGSFWLNLGDVYKNKHLLGIPWRFAFKLIDEQNWVLRNEVIWNKVKGGMDNSKDKLGNVHETIFHFVKDPANYFYNTDTIRSKPRQSKVVNGSIVSATGVSGVKYKRKIELSTELSEEEKNNAFKALEEMLKSIQDGKYSDFRMVIRGANRTTHSNSDKVSGRAKELLTKGFYFLKYHPDGSKPSDVWEILPESFSKNKEHFAPYPIDLCRIPILATCPNDGIVLDPFVGTGTTCIAAKILNRKSIGIDISKSYLDTAIRRVINE
- a CDS encoding DGQHR domain-containing protein, yielding MTTSIENEIYSYTYSLVTQGDTKFYSLTIPSEVLAKTCFVTNRFDDKEEGFQRRLDKNRAQEIADYIDSGIGSIPNAIILSAQSEAEFTLKKGGRALSFRADPKAFLVLDGQHRVWGFALSQKTLRVPVIVYHGLSRKEETRLFIDINTKQKPVPSELLLDIKQLAETETNDEKIFRTLFNYFSENENSALRGLLSPSEKKVGKISRTTFNQAFKNVNTILGDQSDINIFHIFNNYLHAIKTTLKDDDNSLITTPSVFKAIISFFTDVAPRVKFKYEGDYSTDNFISVLHPLNNINQNHLLKNKRTYTKIVDILNQSLSKNFSL
- a CDS encoding NotI family restriction endonuclease; amino-acid sequence: MSKIVEIFGLKTTHEPSDLIKAIADQICPYSKKKCYKTRKSDPSIAIGTCTLQYSSPIDKKAEKVSTIICPNRLLERKQIFIDCLHLLTGHTPGNELHLVPEVKIPGGNVDFFLISAKDGKVKDFVGIELQTLDTTGTIWPERQNLLKELKIIDANTEVEKKPFGMNWKMTAKTILVQMHHKVETFEHINKKMVLVIQDVLLDYMKKEFSFDHLNENVDIADSFHLHAYQLKNDNSKQDFMISLNKRLSTDANGIGVCLGLKNEAKVELEELIALLQSKISEHTSLTLEL
- a CDS encoding BrnT family toxin, whose protein sequence is MELYFEWDEAKNQKNQKKHDVSFETASLIFEDPLRISIQDRHTGGEERWQTIGMVKGVLMLLVAHTIFDEDDCEIIRIISAREVTKAERDKYEHG
- a CDS encoding plasmid replication DNA-binding protein, whose protein sequence is MNTATKYSVSDAANLYKKSRATLYKDIKNGVLSRDHDGFIDFSELLRVYGEPFGVKNTKRTDTPPIQNQNTPEYTDTIVVELKSQIEFLKKQLEKAEDRESKANARIDTLLTLIEMKPSTTNMTTSINPNTSREQNTTKSNENEAKPEQELQNPRIPIPEHIEPEPQKRGFWSRFFRPYD
- a CDS encoding BrnA antitoxin family protein; its protein translation is MSMVRYTRKELNENFSDKQDAEIKRLLAKGTVSDDQLDLSDIPEITDWSNAIRHGQFYRPVKQQTSIRLDADVLAWFKAQGKGYQTRMNNILREAMLKDLKNH